A single Dehalococcoidia bacterium DNA region contains:
- a CDS encoding glycosyltransferase family 4 protein, whose product MATSPKAGMLTIGIDNVSPGEATARAAPGGMRLYLQALTREFARLRPTFRFVLFTPEWADDLFDGQLPAGVEVVQLKGVPRRKSLRVLYQQGQLAAAVNRRGVDVFFATATVAPLFLRMPVVVAIQFLQFYETPLIRDPLRTAYLRCLVPLSARRATRLITFSESARQDLRRYVGVSPEKVVVIPHGLSEEVWAAAEGRGPEGEGPRLTGGRPFILYVSATYPYKNHHRLIEAFAQLKRARPTDHVLLLVGSEAGVSFASLRETARKAGVADAVIIAGRVAHAAPLYRQAALAVIPSLAETFGYPLLEAMACGCPVVTSNCSSLAELAGDAAILVDPHDPASIAAGLERGLFDERERARLIARGRERAQPYRWSRSAEATLAVLEAAAMQSAAVAKPREDAV is encoded by the coding sequence ATGGCGACCTCTCCTAAGGCCGGCATGCTGACGATTGGGATCGACAACGTTTCCCCCGGAGAGGCGACCGCTCGCGCTGCACCGGGCGGAATGCGGCTCTATCTGCAGGCGCTGACGCGCGAGTTTGCGCGCTTACGGCCGACCTTTCGCTTTGTCCTGTTCACTCCTGAGTGGGCGGACGACCTTTTCGACGGCCAGCTGCCTGCAGGAGTAGAGGTCGTGCAATTGAAAGGCGTGCCGCGTCGGAAGTCACTCCGCGTGCTCTATCAGCAGGGGCAGCTTGCCGCCGCAGTGAACCGGCGCGGGGTTGACGTCTTCTTCGCGACGGCGACGGTCGCGCCGTTGTTCCTGCGAATGCCCGTCGTTGTGGCGATCCAATTTCTGCAGTTTTATGAAACTCCTCTCATTCGTGACCCGCTGCGGACGGCGTATCTGCGCTGCCTCGTGCCGTTGTCGGCGCGCCGAGCGACCCGACTGATTACCTTCTCCGAGAGCGCCCGGCAAGACCTGCGGCGGTATGTCGGCGTCTCTCCCGAGAAGGTAGTCGTCATTCCGCATGGGCTGTCTGAGGAGGTATGGGCGGCGGCGGAAGGGAGAGGTCCGGAAGGGGAGGGCCCGCGCCTGACGGGCGGCCGGCCGTTCATTCTCTATGTCTCGGCAACGTATCCCTACAAGAACCATCACCGTCTGATTGAGGCATTTGCGCAGCTGAAGCGGGCTCGGCCGACTGACCATGTGCTTTTGCTCGTTGGCAGTGAGGCGGGGGTCTCGTTTGCGTCATTGCGTGAGACCGCCCGCAAGGCAGGCGTTGCCGATGCAGTGATCATCGCTGGGCGGGTTGCGCATGCGGCGCCGCTCTATCGGCAGGCAGCCCTCGCGGTGATCCCCTCGCTTGCGGAAACGTTTGGGTATCCTCTCCTTGAAGCGATGGCCTGCGGGTGTCCAGTCGTGACGTCGAATTGCAGCAGCCTCGCTGAATTAGCGGGTGATGCGGCCATCCTAGTCGACCCGCACGACCCGGCGTCGATTGCTGCAGGGCTTGAGCGCGGCTTGTTTGATGAGCGCGAGCGGGCGCGGCTTATTGCTCGCGGCCGCGAACGCGCACAGCCGTATCGCTGGTCAAGGAGCGCCGAGGCGACGCTCGCTGTGCTCGAAGCAGCGGCAATGCAGTCGGCGGCTGTCGCGAAGCCACGCGAGGATGCGGTGTAG
- a CDS encoding class I SAM-dependent methyltransferase, translated as MTVFRAGQGRAFRQPFFRLRAALARTWLHPRRLGAWYQERLVAAAFPRERKVKRLLDIGCGRRPYEPMLRPHVVDYLGVDLPGRFEAERGPDIFADACSLPFRSGIADVILCTEVIEHVPDPDLLLREAPRVIAEGGTLILSAPFFEPLHEEPYDYTRYTAFGLKAFAERAGFRVREVKRRGGWWAVVLGSLIGQALYDTVAPRTGTRRRRTPGILLVLPVLVLLQFLALTLDSFFRGKRVAIGYLLVAEPKREPLMSEKRSALTPNHGSSNSCQ; from the coding sequence ATGACAGTCTTCCGAGCCGGGCAAGGCCGAGCTTTCAGGCAGCCCTTCTTCCGCCTTCGCGCAGCGCTTGCGCGAACGTGGCTTCATCCCCGCCGACTCGGCGCATGGTATCAAGAACGGCTCGTCGCCGCGGCCTTTCCCCGCGAGAGGAAAGTCAAGCGACTGCTCGACATCGGCTGTGGACGCCGTCCTTACGAGCCGATGCTCAGGCCGCATGTCGTCGACTATCTTGGGGTCGACCTTCCCGGCCGGTTCGAGGCGGAACGAGGACCAGACATCTTCGCTGACGCCTGCTCCTTGCCCTTTCGCTCCGGGATTGCTGACGTCATCCTGTGCACGGAGGTGATCGAGCATGTCCCCGACCCCGACCTGCTCCTCCGAGAGGCGCCCCGCGTTATTGCTGAGGGCGGGACGCTCATCCTCTCGGCGCCATTTTTCGAGCCGCTGCACGAGGAACCGTACGACTACACCCGCTACACGGCATTTGGCCTGAAGGCGTTCGCCGAGCGCGCAGGATTTCGCGTGCGCGAGGTAAAGCGGCGAGGCGGCTGGTGGGCAGTCGTTCTCGGTTCGCTGATCGGGCAAGCGCTCTATGACACCGTTGCGCCCCGCACCGGCACCCGGCGACGACGAACTCCCGGCATCCTTCTCGTCCTGCCGGTTCTCGTTTTGCTGCAATTTCTCGCCTTGACGCTCGACAGCTTCTTCAGAGGCAAGCGGGTAGCGATCGGCTATCTCCTCGTTGCGGAGCCGAAACGAGAGCCCCTTATGAGCGAAAAGCGCTCCGCTCTCACTCCCAATCACGGTTCAAGCAACTCTTGCCAGTAA
- a CDS encoding glycosyltransferase family 4 protein produces MGPVSRRPRVLLVSHTYLHGGYEGKLQALADQVTLRLCLPEHFFNDYGSPMAAPRGERYELALYPPWFPIKKRSSTRWVLASLDLGMRRFQPDIVHIENEIHSFVVFQALAQRRLFAPHAKIVVFFWNNLPLAGRKALPLRVLTALARPRIALFFAGNQAGRELLLREGVSPKRVIVLPAFGIDRAWVRTLSPEQRAQRRRAYGIGEEEVVLLYVGRFVPEKGIDDLLAALRFLAHEGPPVRLLCVGDGPMKPLLLASAPLAQVYSPGGREAVQPFYEAADLLVLPSRTTPNWAEQFGRVLVEAMAVGVPAIGSSSGAIPEVIGDPALIFPERDPAALAQLIDRLRRDPARRLSAGRAGQERVVRQYTNEVIAARTVEAYRALLNGDLS; encoded by the coding sequence GTGGGACCGGTCTCCCGCCGGCCGCGCGTGCTGCTCGTCAGCCATACCTATCTGCACGGCGGGTATGAGGGAAAGCTGCAGGCGTTGGCCGATCAGGTAACGCTGCGGCTCTGCCTGCCGGAACACTTCTTCAACGACTACGGTTCCCCAATGGCGGCGCCTCGGGGCGAGCGCTACGAGCTTGCGCTTTATCCTCCGTGGTTCCCGATCAAGAAACGCTCTTCCACCCGCTGGGTTCTCGCTTCCCTGGACCTTGGAATGCGGCGGTTTCAGCCCGACATCGTCCATATCGAGAATGAGATCCACAGCTTTGTGGTCTTCCAAGCGCTTGCGCAGCGAAGGTTGTTCGCGCCGCACGCCAAAATCGTGGTGTTCTTCTGGAACAATCTGCCGCTCGCAGGGCGGAAAGCGCTGCCTCTCCGCGTCCTGACGGCGTTAGCCCGCCCCCGAATAGCGCTCTTCTTTGCCGGCAACCAAGCAGGACGCGAACTGCTTCTGCGCGAAGGCGTTTCGCCGAAGCGCGTGATTGTGCTGCCTGCATTTGGGATAGACCGCGCTTGGGTCCGAACGCTGTCGCCGGAGCAGCGCGCGCAGCGCCGGCGGGCGTACGGCATCGGCGAGGAGGAAGTGGTCCTCCTCTATGTGGGGCGGTTTGTCCCTGAGAAGGGGATTGACGATCTCCTTGCGGCGCTCCGCTTCCTTGCGCATGAGGGTCCGCCGGTCCGCCTCCTGTGTGTCGGTGATGGGCCGATGAAACCGTTGCTGCTCGCCTCTGCGCCGCTGGCGCAGGTCTACTCGCCTGGCGGGCGAGAAGCGGTGCAGCCGTTCTATGAGGCGGCCGACCTGCTCGTTCTGCCGTCGCGAACAACGCCGAACTGGGCAGAACAGTTCGGCCGCGTGCTGGTCGAAGCGATGGCAGTCGGTGTGCCGGCAATCGGGTCGAGCTCAGGAGCGATCCCGGAAGTGATCGGCGACCCCGCCCTGATCTTTCCGGAGCGCGACCCGGCTGCGCTCGCGCAGCTCATCGACCGCTTGCGCCGGGACCCCGCACGGCGTCTTTCCGCTGGGCGCGCCGGGCAAGAACGGGTCGTGCGTCAGTACACCAATGAGGTGATCGCGGCCCGCACCGTCGAAGCCTATCGAGCGCTGCTCAATGGCGACCTCTCCTAA
- a CDS encoding NAD-dependent epimerase/dehydratase family protein: MALRAVVTGAGGFIGHHLVRYLKARGYWVRGVDLHLPLYEPSPADEFLLLDLRSRENCRIATANVDEVYALAADMGGMGYISSNHATILRDNSLIDIFTLDTAAENGASRLFYASSACVYPEYRQMEAAIPGLREEDAYPAAPQDAYGWEKLMAERLCQHYR, from the coding sequence ATGGCGCTTCGCGCAGTAGTGACTGGCGCTGGTGGGTTCATTGGGCACCATCTTGTGCGATATCTGAAAGCTCGAGGCTACTGGGTACGCGGGGTTGATCTTCATCTCCCTCTCTATGAACCATCCCCAGCTGATGAATTTCTTCTCCTAGATTTGCGTTCTCGCGAGAACTGTCGCATTGCGACGGCAAATGTGGACGAGGTCTATGCTCTCGCGGCCGATATGGGCGGGATGGGCTATATCTCGAGCAATCACGCAACCATTCTGCGCGATAACAGCCTGATCGATATCTTTACCCTCGACACTGCAGCAGAGAATGGTGCATCTAGGCTGTTCTACGCCTCGTCGGCATGTGTCTATCCCGAGTACCGTCAAATGGAGGCGGCTATCCCCGGGTTACGCGAAGAAGACGCCTACCCTGCAGCGCCGCAAGATGCCTATGGCTGGGAAAAACTGATGGCCGAGCGTCTCTGTCAGCATTATCGTG
- a CDS encoding Wzz/FepE/Etk N-terminal domain-containing protein, with the protein MSAPPAVIVEQSTIRLDLGQLWRAVWHGRRTILACAVIGALLGATSGLAIRIIAPRYSAESQIVLTGSKYRLQLDPKFTTVDIFTSGVPPTSRAEEYRAIITSQQTRTAASARAAALAADAAAANAAVAQAALHPQIRGNLITLRVSAPSPELAALAVTAYTEAVVARLDEVYATTEQDLRLLEARLAEATAANEAAEAAVVRFLETSPLPLLGQRITQQKQLLDTLSAERRLAIESEIGRAYSLLGKLEELRQNGLTLREQLRASTQSPASRAAAAVSLFLLQRDLALLSASRLEQPDTPENRPASPATIFQLDLSVITGQSLSSDTLLSDVEAFLRLVEQRKAEVLDSLAATAATLASLPSADSQPFPVGQLGDRDDALRHGIAALSADLARKEAERQAAQFRFEALTTDAKLTRDARAALVAKVQETLIAAASSGRAIVVSTTEPVDAHAPVPTWLLGGAALGLIGGTVLAGIRALRNHQLSMRSEM; encoded by the coding sequence ATGAGCGCCCCTCCCGCCGTCATCGTCGAGCAGAGTACCATTCGCTTGGACCTCGGTCAGCTGTGGCGCGCGGTGTGGCACGGGCGGCGGACAATCCTCGCTTGCGCCGTGATCGGCGCGCTTCTCGGCGCAACAAGCGGACTTGCAATTCGGATCATCGCGCCGCGCTACAGCGCCGAGTCGCAGATCGTCCTGACCGGATCAAAGTATCGCCTCCAACTCGACCCCAAGTTCACGACAGTCGACATCTTTACCTCGGGCGTCCCCCCGACCAGTCGTGCTGAGGAATATCGGGCGATCATCACCAGCCAGCAGACGCGAACGGCGGCTTCGGCCCGGGCTGCCGCGCTGGCAGCAGATGCCGCCGCTGCCAACGCGGCCGTCGCTCAGGCTGCGCTGCACCCGCAAATTCGCGGCAACCTTATCACTCTTCGCGTAAGCGCGCCCTCTCCAGAGTTAGCTGCGCTTGCCGTCACCGCGTATACCGAGGCCGTCGTCGCCCGCTTGGATGAGGTGTACGCGACAACCGAGCAAGACCTGCGGCTGCTCGAGGCCCGCCTCGCCGAGGCGACGGCCGCAAATGAAGCAGCAGAAGCAGCGGTCGTCCGATTTCTTGAGACCTCGCCGCTCCCACTTCTGGGGCAGCGCATCACGCAGCAGAAGCAGCTCCTCGATACTCTGAGCGCAGAGCGTCGGCTGGCGATTGAGAGTGAGATTGGGCGAGCGTATTCCCTGCTCGGGAAGCTCGAGGAGCTTCGCCAGAACGGGCTCACGCTGCGGGAACAGCTGCGGGCCAGCACCCAATCCCCAGCGAGCAGAGCGGCGGCGGCAGTCTCGCTCTTCCTCCTCCAACGCGACCTCGCGCTGCTCAGCGCATCCCGCCTCGAACAGCCGGACACGCCCGAAAACCGCCCCGCATCTCCAGCAACCATTTTCCAGCTTGACCTCTCCGTCATAACAGGGCAATCCCTCAGCTCGGACACCTTGCTGAGCGATGTTGAAGCATTTCTGCGCCTTGTCGAGCAGCGAAAAGCCGAGGTGCTCGACTCACTCGCCGCCACTGCCGCCACGCTCGCCAGCTTGCCCAGCGCAGACAGCCAGCCGTTCCCCGTAGGACAGCTCGGCGACCGAGACGACGCTTTGCGCCACGGTATCGCCGCGCTCAGCGCTGACCTCGCCCGCAAAGAAGCCGAGCGTCAGGCGGCGCAGTTCCGCTTCGAGGCGCTCACCACTGACGCAAAGCTGACCCGCGATGCTCGGGCCGCGCTCGTCGCCAAGGTCCAAGAGACCCTGATTGCCGCCGCATCGTCCGGCCGCGCGATTGTGGTCTCGACAACCGAGCCCGTCGACGCCCATGCGCCAGTCCCGACTTGGCTTCTCGGGGGTGCCGCTCTTGGTTTGATCGGCGGCACAGTTCTTGCCGGCATCCGCGCGCTGCGCAATCACCAGCTGTCTATGCGTTCGGAGATGTAA